The genomic stretch AACAATTGCCCCACCTCTTCCCAaagtcgttgtcgttgtagGTACCTACGAAGGCGTCTTGGCAGGCTGGGAGTTATCGAAACACAATAGCTTTCAAATATCGTTCGCGACGCCGGTACACGGAGGCAGCGTTCGCAGTCTGTGTATTGCCAGCCGCGGCAGTGCCTCTACTTCTGGGAATAGCGACAAAAATCAGAGCCTACCAGGGTCTTTGCTCTCCTGCGGATACGATGAATACTTGAAAACTCACGATTTTGCCAAAAAATTGACATCATCGGGAGAAGTCCGGACCCCCTCCGAGTTCGGTACGCCCTTGTGCTCGTCCTTTGCTCCGCCAGCGTCGTCATCCGGCCTGCCGAGTACGCACTGTTTGTTGGGCTTTGCGGGTGGGAAGCTTGTTATCTACAAAAAGCGCGATTGGAGCGTCCAGCATGTACTGGCGGGACACGAAGGCGGCGTATCAGCGATGGCTGTACATCCTTCGGGGAAAATGGTTTTGACTGGAGGTGAATCGGACGGCAAGCTCAAGCTTTGGGATTTGACCAAGGGTCGACTAGCGTACGTGAGCAAAATCCAACCCGCGCGCACGAACATTCAAGGTCGAACCCACTACGATGCGGTTGTCAGTCTCGTTTGGAGCCCCGTAAATGGTGACGCTTACGCCTTCGCCTATGGATCGCATTTGACAGTTCGAGATGTTGCGACAGGAAAGGATCTGCTGGATACTGAACTTCCCTCTCGGGTCAACCAGATTTGTCTATTAGACGTATCAGAAGGCTTGTTTGTCGCAGCGGCATGTAACGATGGATCGCTGCCGGTTTTGGCTGTCCAGAGTGTAGATAATACAGAAGGGGAGCGCCGAGGCATGATGGCGATCGAACCAGTCGAAGGGCCAGTGGCGCGAGAAGAGCGATTTAAATGTATACATGCGGTCGGGGGTTATCACGTTGTAACTGCAAACAGTGCCGGTGTTGTAAGTCTCATGGACTTGCAAGGGGCCATCAACATGATTATGAGCGACgacaagaacgacgacggagTTGATGCAGGTAATCCAGTGGATCCGAGCAGTGACACGGACGACGAGAGTGTCGATCACGAAAGTGACAAAGGTACAagtgaagatgaagaaactgGCGAGGAAGAGCTGGCGGTCGACATGATCGACAGTATTCAGTTAGGAACCGGAGCGCGGATTACTTGTTTGGCGGTCTATTCTTGTGAACGAGACGACGATTTATCGGATCCTCCATCCGATGCGTCTGTGGATAATGAGGAAGTAGAAACAATACCAAGAGAGAATGCGCCGGAAGAAGACCGCGAAAACTTTCAAAGAGTGAAGCGGAAATGGGAAAAGGAAGTCGTCATGGATCCGGAAGCCGTAGAAAGGGCAAGGGCCCTGGTCACAGAGGCGAAAAAGATTCAAAAACGAAAGGAgaagaaatcaaagaagCACAAGACTAGATAGCATACAATATTTCAAGTGATTCTATCTTTCTCGGCAGTAAACTCGTCCGTCTGGATCTCTCGTTACGAGAAAAGCTTTGGCGTCCTTCGAGCCGTCACTCGAAGTAGCCGTTTTCGCGAGTTTTCCAACAAAAGCCTGGAGGCCGTTGCGTTTGATTGGCGGTCCCCGCTTTCCCGAGTTCATGCTGAACGTTGTCGAGCATGTTGGACAGGCAACACGGGGGAGATCCGTCCAGGCTGGGTCGTTAAAAATGAGATCTCCCTTCCACAAGTCGAAAGCACAGCGAGGGCAGTCCCCTTGTACGGCATAGAATTTTCCACCCACGTTTGCACAAACTAGACGCACGCCGTCGCCAAATTCCCAGCCTTTTATAGTTCCATCCGCTGGCAGCGTAACTCCGGttatttcttgtcctttgCCTTGATTTAAAGCTCTGGGATCTTTGCTAGACCCTTCTAGGTTTTGCGTCA from Phaeodactylum tricornutum CCAP 1055/1 chromosome 12, whole genome shotgun sequence encodes the following:
- a CDS encoding predicted protein, which codes for MGERTIAPPLPKVVVVVGTYEGVLAGWELSKHNSFQISFATPVHGGSVRSLCIASRGSASTSGNSDKNQSLPGSLLSCGYDEYLKTHDFAKKLTSSGEVRTPSEFGTPLCSSFAPPASSSGLPSTHCLLGFAGGKLVIYKKRDWSVQHVLAGHEGGVSAMAVHPSGKMVLTGGESDGKLKLWDLTKGRLAYVSKIQPARTNIQGRTHYDAVVSLVWSPVNGDAYAFAYGSHLTVRDVATGKDLLDTELPSRVNQICLLDVSEGLFVAAACNDGSLPVLAVQSVDNTEGERRGMMAIEPVEGPVAREERFKCIHAVGGYHVVTANSAGVVSLMDLQGAINMIMSDDKNDDGVDAGNPVDPSSDTDDESVDHESDKGTSEDEETGEEELAVDMIDSIQLGTGARITCLAVYSCERDDDLSDPPSDASVDNEEVETIPRENAPEEDRENFQRVKRKWEKEVVMDPEAVERARALVTEAKKIQKRKEKKSKKHKTR